Genomic segment of Drosophila simulans strain w501 chromosome 2R, Prin_Dsim_3.1, whole genome shotgun sequence:
GCCGCTGGCTCGTTGTTCAGATAGTACATCTTGAATCTTGAATCTAGAATCACTAAGGAAAGTAACTAGGTCACTGAGCTGCACCTTCTTGGTTAATATTACAATCCAAGCTATCAAATATCACATTTTTAACCCGCGCTTTCGATTACATCAtgatatttatgattttattatgCATTAGCATAAATTACCTTCCTCAACCGTGAAGAAAGTTCTTCTCGACTTTAAGACTGTGATTTATTTCTTCGAATGCAGATACACAAAGATTCATCCATTATATTCGAACATATTCGATTTTGCGATATTTAAGTTAGTTGTTAATTTTGATTAGGAAACACACAAATAGTTAAAGCCACGGCACAAACAACAACTTTCTTTCAAGCACTTTCTTTTAGCCAGTGAGAAACCGAGAATCGGAATGCAATGTAAACAACTCGCATACTACACTACCAATTCTCAAAAACTGGTTATAAGGTAACGACTGAAGACTGTCTTCAAGACTTCTATCGATAACGATAGCAGGCGCGAAGTTCAAAGAATTCAAAATCGTTTATAAGTTATAAGATTTTTATGATTAAACATTGCAAGTTGGTATTATTTGTATGAAATTGAAagtactttttaaaataactaaatagGCTAGCTGTCAAGCCATTACTCCTACAATCATTGGGTTGTCCCAAGCCAAACAACACATGCTTTTGAGGATTACTGATCAGAGTCCCACTATTCCATCGCGATGGACAAGGATTCCTGCCAAAATTTCTCATTAGACTCCACGAGCAGTTCGCACTTTGCTCCTCCGCCAGTTTGCGCACCCAGAAGGAAGAAGCCGGAGAAGCCCGCAGCTGAGGAGGCATCTCCCGAATGCTCCAACGTGACAtcgtcatcctcgtcctcgacAACCACAATATCCATAGGCGCCTTTGATTCGCAATGCAATCTCCACAACGCCCAGAATCCCGAGGCCCCGAACATTGGCTATGAGTTGAACGTGGCCAAGTCCATATTGCAGAAGTATAGCACCCTCAGTGGGGACAACTTGTGAGTATGCTCTTTTAACCATGGTTAACTTGTACTTAATCCAATCTTCCTATGCCCACAGGTTCGATCATCTTAGTGACATCATAAAGAGGGTGATTGACGAACGTCCTCCGAATGTGATAGACTTCTTCGAGGAATTCAGCCGCAATGTTCGCGAACAGAAGTTCCACTTGCCAGAACGCTTTCCGCCCAGTGGCGTGTTCGATGAGGTGCGATCCTTCCGGGTGGCCAAGAAAATTCTCCAGTCCATGAAGGTGAGCAGTGTGTTATGTTCATAAGCAGCTACACCATGCAACCACCATCTCGCATAGCTGCCCTATGTCATGGAGGGCGAGGATCTGATGGGCGAGGACCTGTCAGTCGAGGATTTGAGGACGAACGAGGATATGCGCATTGTCATCGACGATTCCATGCGGTACTTCGTCACCTTCGACGAACGAgtccagcagctgcagttcTACTGGACACAGTGCGGATTTAGCATCAGCAACGACGACATCTTCCAGCTGGCCAGCGCCATGAACCGGCTGCAGACGCATCCCTCGATCATGCAGTGCAGATTCTGGGGTTGCATCAACGGGCTGAAGGCCTCCTACTACATAGTGGAGGCTTCGCTGACCCGCGAAGAAATCGCCTCGCGCTTGGTCATGATGGAGGACGAGATGCGGCAGAAGCAGGTTCCGTTCCAGATGCGCACGGACAGGGAGGAcaagccaccgccgccgcacATTGGGCCGGAGCTCACGCCGGGCATCTATGGCTGGGAGGAATTTCCGCCTGAGGAGCTCGAAAAGATGAAGCCCAAGGCTGCGCCCGTTCCCTTGGTGGAGGAGATGGAGTTCTACGACATTCCACCGGAGTATATTGGCAAGGGGTGCAATAGGTACTCCTATTTCGTTGTGAACTCGCTCTTTGACGACTGGATCGAGCTACCCATAGTGACTCCTCGACAGATCGTAGTGTCGCGGCAGATCAAGAAGTTCCTAACAGGCGATCTGGAGGCGGATGTCATTTCCTACCCCTGCTTCCCTGGAAAGGAGAAACATTACCTTCGCACCCTGATAGGTCGCATCACAGCGGGTACCTACATCGCTCCTGTGGGCTACTACAGGCGGATGACCAAGAAGGAGCAGCGGATGTTCGACGgcgaggaagaggaagagggcgaggaggaagaggaggaagaagaggaggaggagttcaACGAAGGCGAGGAGGAGCAAATAGAAGGTGAGCACGTGGCATACGCACGATTCGCTTAGCACTACCCGAATATTTTGCAGATAACGACGTAATGCTCCTGAAAAACGAGAAGTACGAGGCGGAACCACTGGGATCTCTGGCCACCCCAGTGGCCTGGGTTCATGTCAGGTCCAATATTCTGAACCAACAAGGCCGCGTTGTCTGGTACGACGAGGAGAAGGCCCGCAAGGAGCGCGAAAAGGCACTGGCCCTGTACCTGAAGATGCAGATGCTGGGCGAGATGGAAGAggaagtggaggaggaggaggatgaggaggaaggcgaggaggagggcgaaGAAGAGGGCATGATCGAGGGCTTCAATCAGCCCGAGCTGGGTCCCAGTATCCTCTCCTCCTGTGCCAATGACATGAACCCCGAGGTGCCCGTTTGCTGGCTCGCCCGCATGACCAGCAAGTACACGAATCAGAAGGAACGAATGCTCGTGATGCAGTCGAACGTCTGGCCAGGCGCCTTCACGTTCATCTTTGAGAAGACCTGCGAGTCGATATACTTGGGCTGGGGCCACAAGTACTACGCCCGCAACATTCCCTTCAAGCACTTGCCGATGGTGCAGGAGGAGTTCCCCCACAGCCCAGAGGACTTCGTCGAGGCCAACGACCCGACTGTCGAGGATGAGGAAGCGTACAAGGCTTGGCTCCTCCGGAAGCAGCAGAAGGCCGAGTATGTGGCCGAAGACATCGAGGACTACGACGATGACGAGTTCGCCGATCAGTATGACGACGACTGAGTTAAATGAAATTGCTTGTTTTTATGTTCTCATTCAAGTTCtgcaataaaatgtattgGCTTTGTGAGCTTTAGTTTGATTTATTacttgcaaataaaatacatatcgTGTATCTAAAGTGAATAATGTTGGACTTACACTTACTTCGCCCCCCTGTATGTACATTTACTCCTTCTAAACGGACTTTAAAAGTAAACTTAACTGCTTAACTGAAATCACACGTGCACATCGTCATCCTATAAATTGTCATTAAGTTAAATAGCTCTTCGAACCATATGTACATTGCAGTTTTCGTGTGCAATaaatgtaattgtaatttagTTATCGTTGGCTGTAACTCGCACACATGGAATCCATGAGGTCTTAATGGCTAAATACGGAATCGAACAAATTTGGTAATACAACGGGCATCACTACGCAAGGTAGCAATGCAGCAGCTTACAGCTTCAAAGGTTCCTGAAGCTTCACTGTGGCATTTGCAGACGGCTTTATGACTTCCTGCTTGGCGGCAATCGCTTCGGGCTGTAATCGAACGTTGAAACTCTATAGAAGATAAGCAATCACACccatattataatttataccTTGGGGACCACGGAGCCATCTTCGCTACTGGGAGCTTTAATATTGCCCATGCTCTGAATGCAAAAGTTCTTCAGCTGATCCACGGAAGCGGCCAGCAtattgttcttgttgtttgccAGGGTTATCTGGAGTTAATCAAGTTCAGTACATGTCTACCTATAATCACTTTCGAATGACCTACCTCTTTCTCAATTTTCTCCAAAGACTCATCGAAGCTGCTTACTTTCTGCTTATATTCCGGCCAGCTGTTACTTATTGTGGCCACATGGGACGTAATGTTTTCAGATCGATCCAGCAGGTCGTCTATTTTTGTCTGCAATAAATAATGGGAATTAGCGCTGATAACGCAGCAGAAATTGGAAGAGATTACCTTGTGCAGAGATATTTCCTCGCTGAGGATTTTCGTTGTTTGACTTAGGGTATTATTCACATTCTTCAGATCGTTGGCCAGTActttaaatgaattgaaagTGGTTTTGTTCAGCGCAGCAATATCATCCGATAAGTTTGCGGGTAAAGCGTTGGACTGAAGCGTGGGTAGCTGCGAGAGATTGAGCTGCAGGAGCATGATGTTCATTACTGTGTTGATACTCAGCGTATACTGCTAGCAAGACCTACCTTTAAGGCTTCCGTTTCGGCCTGCAGTGTTTTCTGCACCTCGGTGTACTTATTGTAGTGCTCCTTGATGGCCTCTATGTCCGTGGCCACGGCTTCTATCTTGGCACCGAAGTCAGCCACCAACTTTTCGTCCTTGCCGTGGTTTCTCTGTGCTGCCACGGCCGCCTCCAGGTTGCTAAAGTTGTTCCGCAGGCTCTCCATGGATTTTTGCAGCTCATTTATTTCCGAAATGACGGCTGTTTGGTTCTTCAGCAGGTAGGACGAAGTCTCGTGCCATCGTTGCAGGGTGTCCGGGAAGTTCTTGCTCATGGCAGACACTGAAAGATTACATAATTGAGGACGCACTGTGCGTAGCAGACTGTGTATACCATACCCTCTTCGATCTTCTGGCGATAGTCGGTGAGTTGCTGGCGCAGATCGAAGTAGAGCCAGTACAAAATGCCCACAATCAGAATGCCCATAATGCCGAATAGAAGCGGGCCGCACATGCGGAAGTAGGCTATTTTTCGATGGCTGCGGCGACTGCCAGCGACATTTGTCTGAAAAGAACGCAATATTATTGGGTTGCTACATATTTCACTCTTTTTATGGTGGGAGGCACATATaagcatgtacatatgtatgcacgtAGAAATTCCCAATGAATTTGTATCTTCACATACTCGTTAGCTGGGAAAGTTCAATTGGGCAGGTTCggatacatagatacaaatacagcTAACCTTGTACTTGATCGAGTATGTGAGTGGCGATGTAAGCAGCAACTAGCGTAGAAATTCCTTACCCATGCGTAATCCTCAGGGTCGTCGGTCGAGACGGAGAGCAGCTTGTCCTGGGAGTTGGTGGCTCCGGGGACTCTCCGGTTGGCTCTCTTGCCCGAGGACGACTGGGAGGCTATCAGGGCGTCCAGCTCCCGACGCTTCTTCATTTTCTTTCCGGCCCGCAGGGGCACTTCAATGCGATGGTGGCAGTCCATGGGGTCGTCTTCTAGAAACTCTGGTCTCCAGTGGAATTCTTGCAATCGGTCGCAGGCCCAAGCTATTACATTTTCTCAGCGTAGTCCAGTCGCTTTTGTAATTCTGGAGCAACCATAACATGTACTTATACTGATAAAAAAGATACTTCTGCGCATGATTTGAGATTACGGTGATTAAGATTAATCGCTGGTTATCGATAAGCGATGAAagttattttggaaattaaattgactGATTATGCTTAATATACCTTTAAAATGTGCTGCTTTTCAAGTACATTTCACTTGGATCCTCCGAAGATGATCCAAtaaattgacccaaaaagtGGGGGCGTTCGATAGGTTTGGTAATTTCCGGATTCGTAATAACGGTCTCACTGCCCCCAAAAGACTTGCATTGATTTTTACGCCGTGCTCGCTTTATCGATCTAGTTTAATTAAGTTCATAGCCGTCAAAAATGTTCTGTGCGCTTCTGCTCGTCTGCTCAGAGTTTCCGTTTAGTGTTTTCTAACGTTGGCCTCCATATGTCCCATAATATGTTCGTTGACGCCGACGTACTGTTGCAATAGGTGCTCCTCCGCTGATTTCGAAATGGCCAAGAACAGCTTTAAGACTTTAATCAGCCAGAAACACAAAACGTTTCCGGCGGACCTAAATATGTACGGAATGAAGTGTAAATCGCAGCTGCTGGAGGATCAGGAGAACGTGACTCTGATCATCAATCGGCGGAACTCAATCCGCCAGAAGCCGAAGAGTTGGGCTTGGACCCTGCTGCGTTGCAGGTGGCAAAAGAAGCTAGTTctcttgttaatatttatttgtgtgtgcgttcTAATTGTTTTCGCCAACACGCATCTCTTGGTTCGCGGCAACATCCTCTCGGCCTTCCTCTCGAGCCGGCTCACCAAGCACTCGCACGCGGAGAAGCAGGAGGCGAGGTATCCCGACATCCCGGCCACGACCCCGCCAGTTCCCCCGGTGCTGAGGCCCACGCACTATCTGCTCAACTACTCCGCCACCCAGATGGAGCTGGGCTCGCACTTGAACGGCCTGTCCTCGGACTACAACATATTCGTCATCTACACGCGGGAGAACTACCACTTGAACCTCAAGTTCGACCTGTTCGCCCACAGCTTGCTGAAGCATACCAGTGCCCAGCTGCATCTGCACGTGATCACGGACAGCGAGAGCCAGCCCTCGGTGCTGGAGATCCTGCAGCGACAGATCAGGCGGTTCCGGCGGACGGTCATATACACCATATACGACGTGAAGGTCTGCTCCAGCATCATACAGGACATAGCCGCCAAGTTGTCCCCGTACTTCAGCTCAACCCCGAACTCGTACTACAGCGACTCCCTCTTTTTCCTGTCCCTCGGCCTCCACAGGATCGCCGACAGGAGCCTGAACAGAGCCATTCTGCTAGATTGTGATATAGTCTTCCGATCCGATGTCCGACTGCTGTTCAACGAGTTCGACAACTTTCTGCCGCACCAACTGTACGGACTGGCGCCGGAACTGACCCCCGTCTACCGCCACATCCTCTACCGCTACCGCGTGCGCTATCCCAAGACCAGTTTCGGGAATCCCTACTATCCGATTAACAACGAAGGGGGCAACCAACATAGCCGTGTCCACCACGGCTATCCTGGCCTGAACTCCGGCgtggtcctgctgctcctcaaCCGCATCCGGAACTCAAAGTCCTACTTGGAGAAGCTGACCCACTCGGAGGTGCACACCCTGGTCGCCAAGTACTCCTTCAAGGGCCACCTCGGCGACCAGGACTTCTTCACCCTGCTGGGATACGAGTACCCGAACTTGATCTACAGACTGGACTGCATTTGGAACCGCCAGCTGTGCACCTGGTGGAAGGATCACGGATACTCACAGATATTCGACGCTTATTTTCGGTGCGAGggcaatattaaaatgtaCCATGGCAACTGTAATACGCGAATTccagaataaataaaattgttataggaatattaaattaattaacttcgGCAGACTTTTATTGGCGATTCAATGGGATGTGggaatataaatattgatacataagaatgcaatttaaaaataaaagaaactcacctatcaatatttaaatagctaattttcaaatatcaaaacGATGTTATCGATAGGCGAGAAGCAAGAGAGTGGAAACAGGCCGATTTTGTGGCCAAATCCGCACAGGGTGTATCGTGTGCGTGATTTCGCCTCTTGTTTCTTATCTTTAACCTTCATTTCTGGCTCCGTTTGGCTATGAATTAGGAGCAGTCCCGAATAATCAGTCGAGCATACACAGTTAACGATGGCGCCTAATGCAGCAGTACCAGTGGAGCGATATGAGCCGGAGAACATCGGGATCAACGCCATTCTCCTGGGGCCGCCGGGCTCCGGCAAAGGAACGCAGGTGGGTCAAAATTACATAATGATGTGTTTTTTGTGATACGGACGCCAtgtagtatttatttataatacaaCGTGTTCAAGTGCgcggtttttgtttgcaaataatCGGTGAACTCCCAAATTCTCTTGGAAGAGAATCAAAACTGGTGAAGTTATATAAGACGATGTGTACATGGAAATGTATACGTATGTATCTATGTAccaagtatgtatatatgcgtCAAGCGGTGTCTTTATCTTGACCCtgaatcaaatcaaaaccTTGGCGAGATGTGGCGAATTAAGTGGGACACCTTTAGGCAATCGAGTGGGTATTATGTAGACCATCTATTAAAAGTCTACCAGAACTTTCCTGGCCTCAAGAAATGCATCTTATCTGGCCGATTGGTAATTGCTAACCTTCCGATATGGTGCTAAATTGATTAGCTTTAACTGAAACTTatcaatgtttttaattatgccaATTTCAGGCTCCCCTGCTGAAGGAGAAGTTCTGTGTGTGCCACCTGTCGACCGGCGACATGCTGCGGGCGGAGATTTCATCCGGTTCGAAGCTGGGAGCCGAGTTGAAGAAGGTCATGGATGCCGGCAAACTGGTCTCCGACGAACTGGTCGTGGACATGATCGACTCCAACCTGGACAAGCCCGAGTGCAAGAACGGATTCCTCCTGGACGGATTCCCCAGGACTGTCGTACAAGCTGAGAAGGTAGCTGCACGAGTGAAGCACTTTGAACTCTAGGGTCTAACCCGTTCGACCCGATCTTTCCAGCTCGACACATTGCTGGACAAGAGGAAAACCAACTTGGATGCTGTCATCGAGTTTGCCATCGACGACAGTCTGTTGGTGAGGCGCATCACTGGCCGCTTGATCCACCAGGCCAGCGGGCGTTCGTATCACGAAGAGTTTGCCCCTCCAAAGAAGCCAATGACGGACGATGTAAGTATCTCTATGGGACGCTCTCCAAGAACTCTAAATGAAAGGCGACTTGGGGTACTTGCAGGTCACTGGAGAACCCCTAATCCGTCGCAGCGATGACAACGCCGAGGCTCTGAAGAAGCGACTGGAAGCATATCACAAGCAGACAAAGCCGCTGGTCGACTACTACGGCCTGAGGGGTCTGCACTTCAAGGTGGACGCCGCCAAGAAGTCCAGCGACGTATTCTCCACCATCGACTCAATATTCCAACGCAAGCGTCCTGCCCAGGTCCAGTTATGATTTGTTCCTGCGCAATGATCAACTGCTGATAACTGCCTCCTGACAATTTATTTCGAGACACACACAACGTTTAAGCCTAAAGTTATAGTTGCATCCGGAAGTCCTGAACATACGAAATTACCTTTGCAGGTCGACTACTTTCCTTGTACAGATTTCTAAGGTGTATGTGTTTGTTACTTTTTACATTTCACTATTTGTAACtacaatacaatttaataaaaaaaaaaccaagaaaacaAGTACATTTTACGAGACATGACTGCTGTAAACTGGGCTGCGTTTAAATGAGGGATGGACGACGCCAAGTTCAAACTTCCCACAATTGTTTTCCGGAAAGCTTCTGGAATATGGTGCGGATGACTCAGTTTCGAATCGAGGTTTTTAGCGTTTGATGGATAGCCACTAATTGTTCGGAGAACTATTTATTATTGCAATCAACTTTAAAGCGACTATTAAAGGGTCATGTTGCACGGGTCTCAAGTGTAACAAATAAGGAATTGCTAATGGAAATCGCTAATGAGATCGTTAAATCTGGTAAACAAATAACATATCGCCAAGTTAGCCCGTCCATCGTGGCTGCGTCGAATCCCTCGCAGAGCGACTTTCAATCGACGTTTAGTACTCAGACGTCACCTGCCTAATGTTAATGTCAATTTAAGTGTGTATAACTATCgcacatatattatataaatttataacgaCGATTGACTAATCACTGGGTTGACTTTTCAGCAATAGCGACTTGCGCTTCAAAGTCTAAAGTGTGTGCAATCCCATATGGATACGAGCCGAGCTCGAACACAGGCTCACAGCGCGCGGTGTGTGTTGTGTATTACACTTGAAGTTCAATCCCAGGTAAAAAGTGGGCCCAGGTATAAAAGCCCACTTCATAGAAACATTTCTCAGTTAGTTCCAGCAGCTGAATTGCTTCACATCTATCCGCACCGAGTCGCCACAAGTCGAGCCCCATTGTAAGACCACCGCACCGCACCGTTTATAGTTTTTGGAGCCGATCGGCTCGGGTGGTCGACTGTTGGCTGGTGGTAGTCCACACACTCATGGACGCAGCCAGACGGGCAACCAGTTTCATTGTGTGTAAACAGTGACATCTTTTCAGCCAGCGAATGTGTTTCAGATACGCATACAAAGTGGACTGGCTGtgcattaatttgcatacaaatccCATAAGTCCACAGATACATTTTGCGAATGCAGTCGCGCTCGGTGGctagtaaaaatatttttccatcgCCCAGTAAAATCCCCTGCTCACAAAACTGGTTGACTACTGGTTGCCCGACCAACAGACCCACTAAGCCACAAAAGTGCTgaataatgaataaaaatacatacatacttaccCAATTCGCCCGCAGAAAACTCCAAGATGAAGATGATACTTGCCCTTGTCGTCCTTGGACTGGTGCTGGTCGCCGCCGAGGATAAGTACACCACCAAGTACGACAACATCGACGTGGACGAGATCCTGAAGTCGAACCGCCTCTTCGGAAACTACTTCAAGTGCCTGGTGGACAACGGAAAGTGCACCCCGGAGGGTCGGGAGCTCAAGAAGTCCCTGCCGGACGCCCTGAAGACGGAGTGCAGCAAGTGCAGCGAGAAGCAGCGCCAGAACACCGACAAGGTCATCCGCTACATCATCGAAAATAAGCCCGAGGAGTGGAAGCAGCTGCAGGCCAAGTACGATCCTGAGGAGATCTACATCAAGCGCTACCGCGCCACCGCCGAGGCCTCCGGAATCAAGGTGTAAGGCCGATCCCGGTTCCGGAAACACACTTGGTTATGTGCACTGTTAATTAGGTCTACGTCTATATCTGATCATCAAAATTATTTCTACGATCGTGCTCGGAATAAAGAGATTTGTTTTTTACCATACACCTGCTGCGTATATCGTTCTCGAAGGGGAATTTGCCAGGCTTCAGAGAGCTTATCAATTAACTATGACAAATGTAGCACTTAAGTCTAGCCTCCTGCTACTAGAACGATGATTAATCTAAGCACAATTAAGGTCTTAGAAAAAAAATTCACAAGATTACGACTAGACCCTAATAAGCGGCTTATATATGGCGGGCGATTTGCATTAACATTGACAATAAAGGCGGCTACGGTTAGTTGGCAAAAACATCGCGTGCTGCTCGTCTTGGTTCTGAGCTATTACTTATATTATTCTTAAAAGGGGCAATGAATCGAATCCGATGGCCGCAAGTAACTCAGCCGTGAAAACCGTCCTTCAAAGAACAAACAATGTACAGCGAATTATTAATGTCACGGCAGTTCACATCGCGAATCAAaagatattaaatattaaatcagtattttaattacttataaATGTACAAAGCTTAGTGTAAGGTTGTGGGCAGCGTTTACGTTAATGTTTCACCCTGGGCGACGCACGCCTCCAGATAGTCAATGCGCCGCTCCAGGATGGTTAGTTTTTCGTTCAGCACCGCCAGACGGGAGCGACAGGACATATCTGAAAGGATATGATGATAGATAGCACACGATGATACAGTTTATAATGTCAACAGTATGCATAAAACCTATTAAGGATACTTTTAATATGGGATCTTTTAGCTTGCTATATACGATACTTTCCATCGCTGTAAAGAGTACAATTCACTGATTTAGTCTATAAAGATAGTTGATGCAGGGGAAATAAGGCCGCATTCGCATGACTTGCCGTACCCAAACCCAACTACCTCGCACTCTTTGGCGTATCATTTATCACAGCATTTAGCGTGCTTTAAATTATCCATAGAAGAAGCGAAAGAGTTTATCCAATTTATTCAAGTGATTAATTCGGATAGAGATAGCGCCGACTTTTCGTTTTTAGCCCTCCGatgttacatacatatgcatatgtatgtagatacACATATTGCCATACATATAAACCACTCGCACAAGCCGCTGTTTGTTTCTATTGACTTAAGACTCGAGTAAATAAAGTCAGTGTCACTGATGAATATTTGttagtaatattatttatgcgttTACCCACACATACAAACCAAGTGTGAataaacacgcacacacgcacccaCACATGCGAGAGAGGGAAGTGGGTGCTTCGTGAGCAGGTTGCTTACCAAAAGAGTTCAGAAAGTCGGTGATTCGCTTTATGCTGGCAGTTATCACTTCGATATACTCCCTGTTCGCCCAGTCCTGGTGGATCTGCTTTTGGATCGCCTCTCTGTGAGCCCCACTCatctttatttattcttaTTGTTTCTGTTCGGTTTAATTGTGTTTATCTAGAGGTGGGAGATGGGTTGGGCCGGAACAATTATCGACAAGAACTTGGAAATATCGATTGGCATACAGTTATTGTGTTCACCAACCATCGGAAATCAAATTTTTACTCCACCAAGAATTTTAAATGGCGTTTTACAACACTCCTTActactatttaaatattacgcGGGAAAGTGCGAGGAAggaaaaaacttaaattaatcCTCGGCCAACTATAGCGggtaaatatgaaaaattaaataagagtTATATTAAAGTATTGGGGTAGATACAGCCGAATATAAAGAAACTTATCGCAGCACAATCTAAGCATATCGATTTTGCGTTTGctagattttatatttaccgTGGGTGTCTTATTTAAATTGGGTgtcttgttttaaattatattttttaaggaaCTACTGCAAACCAGCAAAGTATGTACCCATTTTGCGGTCCGATCCCGCGTGTTCCAATCGGAACGAACCGAACGAAACGATAGCTATTGATGCCActcacgcacacgcacacatacataaattAGGTGGCCCCGTAAACTACAGTGTTTTTCATttggtaaacaaaaaatggacTTTATCGACGACTTCATCGAGGAATACAAAAGCAATCCATGCTTGTGGAAGGCGGACTCGGCGGACTTCAGAAACCGCAGCCGCCGGCAGGAGGCCTACGCGAAGCTCATCGAGGTGGCCACCAAGCACGGGGAGATGTACAATGTGGAGCGAACAAAGCAAAAGATAAACAATCTGCGCTGTGCATTTCGTCATCAGCTGAGGAAATACAACGAGGTCAAGAAAAAGGGCGAGAAGTACGAGCCCTACTGCCCCAAGCGCCGCTACTTCGAGTCCCTGATGTTCCTCAAGGACGAGGAGATCCCCGCCGACAAGAAGTGTAAGCGCGAGCAGTCGGTCTGCATGGACAACTCCATGCAGCTAGGGGCGCCAGAGAACGGCGACGAGTATTCCGACGCCGAAAGCCTGCACAAGCCCCCAAAGCCGTCGGCAGACTCGATCAAGATGTCACCCAACAACAGCGCCAACGAATTCTGTGCCAACATCTTCGAAGaggccgccgctgccgctgacCCCGTTATCAGTATTAAGACAGTCAACAACGCCAACAGCCATGCCAGTGGCGCTACCATCAAGGAGGTCGAAATCGTGGTGCCTGCTAACAACAGGCTGCTGTCCGCCCGCAGAAAATCCGTGCCCGACTCCATAA
This window contains:
- the LOC6736004 gene encoding probable protein BRICK1-B, which gives rise to MSGAHREAIQKQIHQDWANREYIEVITASIKRITDFLNSFDMSCRSRLAVLNEKLTILERRIDYLEACVAQGETLT
- the LOC27208798 gene encoding uncharacterized protein LOC27208798, which codes for MDFIDDFIEEYKSNPCLWKADSADFRNRSRRQEAYAKLIEVATKHGEMYNVERTKQKINNLRCAFRHQLRKYNEVKKKGEKYEPYCPKRRYFESLMFLKDEEIPADKKCKREQSVCMDNSMQLGAPENGDEYSDAESLHKPPKPSADSIKMSPNNSANEFCANIFEEAAAAADPVISIKTVNNANSHASGATIKEVEIVVPANNRLLSARRKSVPDSIKSPPGDPESPQCKRVVAQNQTKLISNQSPSQKANHIIRKRSSSVSSQISEDNEPPPGKFRADISTIDFERLFSLALKSADSQLDDHFSNFGKIIAHKLRSMDGTQAIYAEKIIADVLYQGQMKMLSSLSIHQFMGVDNATVYLESHSK
- the LOC6736003 gene encoding ejaculatory bulb-specific protein 3, whose translation is MKMILALVVLGLVLVAAEDKYTTKYDNIDVDEILKSNRLFGNYFKCLVDNGKCTPEGRELKKSLPDALKTECSKCSEKQRQNTDKVIRYIIENKPEEWKQLQAKYDPEEIYIKRYRATAEASGIKV